In a single window of the Arthrobacter sp. StoSoilA2 genome:
- a CDS encoding DUF2505 domain-containing protein, with translation MALSASTTLPHSVDRVAAVFVDEDFLRHTSELVGGSLESFTIDGDPAGAFSTTTVRTLPTTRLPDIARKFVGESLTVTQTEQWEAPAADGSRASKIALKVSGAPLDVTAVQRLVAEGGNTRIELEGNVSSSVPFLGGKIADAAEPMVGKALNIQSQQAQAWLESH, from the coding sequence ATGGCCCTGAGTGCATCCACCACCCTGCCCCACAGCGTTGACCGCGTTGCGGCCGTATTTGTCGACGAAGACTTCCTGCGCCACACGAGTGAACTGGTGGGCGGCTCCTTGGAATCGTTCACGATCGACGGCGACCCCGCCGGCGCTTTCAGCACCACCACGGTTCGTACGCTCCCCACTACCCGCCTGCCGGATATCGCCCGCAAGTTCGTCGGCGAGAGCCTGACTGTCACGCAGACCGAACAGTGGGAGGCACCGGCAGCCGACGGCTCCCGCGCCAGCAAGATCGCCCTTAAGGTCTCCGGCGCTCCGCTCGACGTCACGGCAGTCCAGCGCCTCGTGGCTGAAGGCGGGAACACCCGGATCGAGCTTGAGGGCAACGTTTCCTCGTCGGTTCCGTTCCTCGGCGGCAAGATCGCCGATGCTGCTGAGCCGATGGTTGGCAAGGCCCTGAACATCCAGTCGCAGCAGGCGCAGGCCTGGCTCGAAAGCCACTAG
- the sufU gene encoding Fe-S cluster assembly sulfur transfer protein SufU, whose protein sequence is MSLDQLYQQIILDHSKQRHGSGLADTEAPTGTSTGQSHQLNPVCGDEVTLRLAVADGTVKQISWDGAGCSISMASASVLTDLGEGMSVEELHAVIDNFREVLRSRGKVQADPEILGDAAAFEGVARYAARVKCAMISWVAAEDALNQATA, encoded by the coding sequence ATGAGTCTTGACCAGCTGTACCAGCAGATCATCCTGGACCACTCCAAGCAGCGGCACGGAAGCGGGCTCGCGGACACAGAAGCTCCAACGGGCACGTCAACCGGCCAATCCCACCAGCTCAACCCGGTCTGTGGGGACGAGGTAACGCTCCGTCTGGCTGTTGCCGATGGAACTGTCAAGCAGATCAGCTGGGATGGTGCGGGCTGTTCCATCTCCATGGCGTCGGCCTCAGTGTTGACCGACCTTGGCGAGGGAATGTCCGTAGAGGAACTGCACGCCGTGATCGATAACTTCCGTGAAGTCCTTCGCTCGCGTGGAAAGGTGCAGGCGGATCCGGAGATTCTGGGGGACGCCGCCGCATTCGAAGGCGTGGCCCGCTACGCCGCCCGGGTCAAATGCGCCATGATTTCGTGGGTTGCCGCAGAGGACGCGCTGAACCAGGCGACGGCCTAA
- the nhaA gene encoding Na+/H+ antiporter NhaA, translated as MAKQPLTTTVFSRSSYPEYRRILSILRTETVGGALLLTATVIALIWANSPAAEGYFALRDLKIGYEPWHLQLSLGHWASDGLLAVFFFLAGLELKREFVAGELRKPARAVVPVAAAVGGVVIPALIYVLFNLGSASETLKGWAIPTATDIAFALAVLAVINTHLPAALRTFLLTLAVVDDLIAIGIIAFFYSTGIQPLMLLAALVPLALFTFLVQKRIRSWYFLLPLALATWGLVHASGIHATVAGVLLGFAVPVFNSGRKGEPAEGLAEHFEHRLRPFSAGFAVPVFAFFSAGVALGGLDGMRAALSDPVAVGIVAALVLGKAIGVFGTTFLVTKTTRASLDSSIAWIDLFGLALLAGIGFTVSLLIGELSFGTGSAHNDHAKVAILAGSLIAALLAAVVLRARNRHYRLVQVEEQRDDDGDGVPDVFSRT; from the coding sequence GTGGCCAAACAACCCCTGACCACCACCGTTTTCAGCCGCTCCAGCTACCCCGAGTACCGCCGGATCCTCTCGATCCTCCGAACAGAGACCGTGGGCGGCGCCCTCCTTCTGACCGCCACTGTGATTGCGCTGATTTGGGCCAACTCCCCCGCCGCTGAGGGTTACTTCGCATTACGCGATCTCAAAATAGGCTATGAACCCTGGCACCTGCAGCTGAGCCTGGGGCATTGGGCCTCCGATGGCCTGCTGGCTGTGTTCTTCTTCCTCGCGGGCCTTGAACTCAAACGGGAGTTCGTCGCCGGGGAACTCCGCAAACCTGCCCGCGCTGTTGTACCCGTTGCCGCGGCCGTCGGTGGAGTGGTCATCCCCGCCCTGATCTACGTCCTCTTCAACCTCGGCTCCGCCTCGGAGACACTCAAGGGCTGGGCCATCCCCACGGCTACGGACATCGCCTTTGCCCTGGCCGTCCTTGCCGTGATCAACACGCACCTTCCCGCAGCCCTGCGGACCTTCCTGCTGACCCTCGCAGTAGTTGACGACCTCATCGCCATCGGCATCATCGCGTTCTTCTACTCCACGGGGATTCAGCCCCTCATGCTCCTGGCCGCGCTGGTACCGCTGGCGCTCTTCACCTTCCTGGTCCAGAAACGGATCCGCAGTTGGTACTTCCTGCTCCCCCTTGCCCTGGCCACGTGGGGTCTCGTCCATGCGTCCGGTATCCACGCCACAGTGGCCGGGGTCCTCTTGGGCTTTGCGGTTCCGGTCTTCAACAGCGGAAGAAAGGGCGAGCCGGCCGAAGGGCTCGCCGAGCACTTCGAACACCGGCTACGCCCCTTCTCCGCCGGGTTCGCAGTACCCGTCTTCGCCTTTTTCTCCGCAGGCGTGGCATTGGGCGGGTTGGATGGCATGCGGGCGGCGCTCAGTGATCCGGTGGCCGTGGGAATCGTTGCGGCGTTGGTGCTGGGCAAGGCCATTGGCGTCTTCGGCACCACGTTCCTGGTGACCAAAACCACCCGAGCGAGCCTGGATTCCAGCATTGCCTGGATCGACCTCTTTGGGCTGGCTTTGCTGGCCGGGATCGGATTCACCGTCTCACTGTTGATCGGCGAGCTAAGTTTCGGCACCGGATCCGCACACAACGACCACGCCAAGGTGGCCATCCTGGCCGGTTCCCTGATCGCGGCGCTGCTGGCCGCCGTCGTACTTAGGGCCAGGAACCGGCACTACCGCCTGGTTCAGGTGGAAGAACAACGGGACGACGACGGCGACGGCGTGCCTGACGTCTTCAGCCGCACCTAG
- a CDS encoding cysteine desulfurase has protein sequence MTVVSTPASLQQSVVPAMDNAEVLRIRNDFPVLDQLVNGKPLIYLDSGATSQNPLSVIEAEQEFYEQRNAAVHRGAHQLAVSATEVFEDARQTVADFVGAQYEETVWTSNATEGLNLISYALSNAALWAAQGRGSSALKELAIGPGDEIVVTEMEHHANLIPWQELAFRTGATLKYIPITDDGALRLDAAAEIVRERTRLLAFTHASNVLGTINPVAELVALARRVGALVVLDACQSVPHMPIDVKDLDVDFAVFSGHKMLAPTGVGVLYGKQELLDVLPPFLTGGSMITTVTMERAEYLPAPQRFEAGTQRISQAVALATAVNYLSETGIDRIHAWEATLGQRLVKGLEGIDGIRVVGPASGAERIGLAAFDVAGVHAHDVGQFLDDRGIAVRVGHHCAQPLHRRLGLTATTRASTYLYNTTDDVDAFLDAVSGVRAYFQA, from the coding sequence TTGACAGTCGTATCAACTCCCGCCTCACTGCAGCAGTCCGTGGTTCCTGCCATGGACAATGCGGAGGTGCTGCGGATCCGGAACGACTTCCCCGTCCTGGACCAACTGGTCAACGGCAAACCGTTGATCTATCTCGATTCCGGGGCCACCTCGCAGAACCCTTTGAGCGTCATAGAGGCCGAGCAGGAGTTCTACGAGCAGCGCAATGCCGCGGTTCACCGTGGCGCACACCAACTTGCGGTGAGCGCGACTGAGGTCTTTGAGGACGCCCGCCAAACTGTCGCGGATTTTGTTGGTGCCCAGTACGAGGAAACCGTGTGGACGTCCAACGCTACGGAGGGCCTGAACCTCATCAGCTATGCCTTGTCCAACGCCGCCTTGTGGGCTGCTCAGGGCCGCGGCAGTTCGGCGTTGAAGGAGCTGGCCATCGGTCCCGGGGACGAGATCGTGGTCACGGAAATGGAGCACCACGCCAACCTGATCCCCTGGCAGGAGCTCGCTTTCCGCACCGGCGCCACACTGAAGTACATTCCCATCACGGACGACGGCGCGCTCCGGCTCGATGCCGCGGCAGAAATTGTGCGGGAGCGGACCCGACTGCTGGCTTTCACGCACGCGTCCAACGTCCTGGGAACCATCAACCCGGTTGCCGAACTGGTGGCTCTCGCCCGACGCGTGGGTGCATTGGTGGTTCTTGATGCTTGCCAGTCGGTGCCTCACATGCCCATTGACGTCAAGGACCTGGATGTCGACTTCGCGGTGTTCTCGGGCCACAAGATGCTGGCTCCCACGGGCGTCGGTGTCCTGTACGGCAAGCAGGAACTCCTGGACGTCCTCCCGCCGTTCCTCACCGGTGGGTCCATGATCACCACGGTAACTATGGAGCGCGCCGAATACCTGCCTGCTCCGCAGCGCTTCGAGGCCGGGACACAACGCATCTCCCAGGCGGTTGCCCTTGCCACTGCCGTGAACTACTTGTCCGAAACCGGGATCGACCGCATCCATGCCTGGGAGGCTACGCTGGGTCAGCGCCTGGTCAAGGGACTTGAGGGCATCGACGGCATCCGCGTGGTGGGTCCTGCTTCCGGCGCGGAACGCATCGGGCTGGCTGCTTTCGACGTCGCCGGTGTCCATGCCCACGACGTCGGCCAGTTCCTTGACGATCGCGGCATCGCCGTCCGCGTCGGTCACCATTGCGCCCAGCCGCTGCACCGCCGCTTGGGGCTGACCGCTACTACCCGGGCCAGTACGTACCTTTACAACACCACAGACGACGTCGATGCCTTCCTTGACGCCGTGTCTGGCGTCCGGGCCTATTTCCAGGCCTGA
- the mfd gene encoding transcription-repair coupling factor, translated as MSLNGLRRALAEDKTFARVRTEAQRPFSARSTDYQISAPNGMRAVLLAEMADGLAALETETGSTPVVLAVTATGREAEDLTAALASYLPAESVATFPSWETLPHERLSPRSDTVGRRLSVLRRLTHPETSTAAPLRVVVAPVRAVVQPIVAGLGDLVPVTLQVGQERSFTDVVRALSDAAYARVDMVTHRGEFAVRGGILDVFPPTEDHPIRVEFFGDEVDQMRWFAVADQRSLSAPGIHHPTELHAPPCREILITPSVMSRAAKLKADMPAAADMLEKIAGGIAVEGMESLAPVLVDAMVPFVDQLPAGSLSVVIEPEKVRTRAHDLAATNEEFLEAAWSTASDGGSAPLDLSSQASTDLHAASFRSLTDTRSAALEHGVSWWSITSLATDEDLVLDIDVLNLHAREPRGYQGEVAEMLDFIGSRVREQWRLVVVTDGPGPAQRLVELFHDADIPCARVDSLVKDPQPGIIEVTTAAVGRGFVLDGLKLGLLTEADLLGRATASSTKDMRRMPSKRRNAVDPLQLHAGDFVVHEQHGIGRFVELIQRKVTGTSSSDAGLREYLVLEYAASKRGAPGDRLFVPTDQLDQVTRYVGGDTPALSKMGGADWASTKSKARKAVKEIAGELIRLYSARMASRGHAFAPDTPWQRELEEAFPYVETPDQLTTINEVKADMEREIPMDRLVSGDVGYGKTEIAVRAAFKAVQDGKQVAVLVPTTLLAQQHYETFTERFSGFPLRVKPLSRFQSGKEAKETAEGVKSGAVDVVIGTHRLLSKDFEFKDLGLVIVDEEQRFGVEHKEALKKMRTNVDVLAMSATPIPRTLEMSLTGIRETSTLATPPEERHPVLTYVGPFTNKQTSAAIRRELMREGQVFFVHNRVSSIERIAAQIRELVPEARVEVAHGQMSESRLEKIIVDFWEKRFDVLVCTTIIETGLDISNANTLIVDGADKYGLSQLHQLRGRVGRGRERAYAYFLYPSEKPLGEVALERLKAVAAHNELGAGMQLAMKDLEIRGAGNLLGGEQSGHIQGVGFDLYIRLVGEAVAEYRGEAEEKAAEMKIELPVNAHLPHDYVPGERLRLEAYRKLAAAVTNEAIDEVLAELVDRYGEPPLPAQNLIAVARFRVGAREAGLSDVALQGNFIRFSPAQLPESKTMRLNRMYPGSQVKPALDAVLIPKPKTARIGGRDLQDAEILQWANNVIEAIFSDVPVKAG; from the coding sequence ATGAGCCTCAACGGTCTGCGCCGCGCACTGGCGGAGGACAAGACTTTTGCGCGCGTCCGAACGGAAGCTCAGCGGCCCTTTTCGGCCCGGAGCACGGACTACCAGATCAGCGCCCCTAACGGGATGCGGGCAGTGCTGCTTGCGGAAATGGCCGATGGCCTTGCTGCCCTGGAAACTGAAACCGGGAGCACGCCTGTTGTGCTGGCGGTCACCGCCACCGGGCGTGAGGCAGAAGACCTGACGGCGGCGCTCGCCTCGTACTTGCCCGCGGAGTCTGTGGCCACCTTCCCGAGTTGGGAAACCCTCCCGCATGAGCGGCTTTCGCCGCGCTCGGACACCGTGGGCCGCAGGCTCTCGGTCCTGCGCCGCCTGACCCACCCTGAAACCTCGACGGCGGCACCCCTGCGTGTGGTGGTTGCCCCGGTTCGCGCCGTGGTCCAGCCGATCGTGGCCGGTTTGGGTGACCTCGTCCCCGTCACGCTGCAGGTAGGGCAGGAACGTTCGTTCACCGATGTTGTCCGCGCCCTCTCCGACGCTGCCTATGCCCGCGTTGACATGGTGACCCACCGAGGCGAATTCGCGGTTCGCGGCGGTATCCTGGACGTTTTCCCGCCCACCGAGGACCACCCCATCCGTGTGGAGTTCTTCGGCGATGAAGTTGACCAGATGCGCTGGTTTGCCGTGGCCGATCAGCGCTCTCTGTCTGCACCCGGGATACACCACCCGACGGAACTGCATGCGCCGCCGTGCCGCGAAATCCTGATCACGCCCTCCGTCATGTCCCGTGCTGCCAAGCTCAAAGCAGATATGCCGGCGGCGGCTGACATGCTGGAGAAAATCGCGGGTGGGATCGCCGTTGAGGGCATGGAATCCCTGGCCCCGGTGCTGGTGGATGCCATGGTCCCGTTCGTGGACCAGCTTCCGGCCGGTTCCCTGAGCGTGGTCATCGAGCCGGAAAAAGTGCGCACCCGTGCGCACGACCTCGCTGCTACCAACGAAGAGTTCCTGGAAGCTGCTTGGTCAACGGCGTCCGACGGCGGTTCCGCGCCACTGGATCTGTCCTCCCAGGCCTCCACTGACTTGCACGCCGCGAGCTTCCGTTCGCTGACTGACACCCGGTCTGCCGCCTTGGAACACGGGGTGTCATGGTGGTCCATCACCTCGCTCGCAACTGACGAGGACCTGGTGCTGGACATCGACGTCCTCAACCTCCACGCCCGGGAACCCCGCGGGTACCAGGGCGAGGTGGCGGAAATGCTGGACTTCATTGGCTCCCGTGTCCGGGAGCAGTGGCGCCTGGTGGTTGTTACTGACGGGCCAGGACCTGCCCAGCGCCTGGTTGAGCTTTTCCATGACGCCGACATTCCGTGTGCACGCGTGGACTCGCTGGTTAAGGATCCCCAGCCGGGCATCATCGAGGTGACCACTGCCGCCGTCGGACGTGGTTTTGTCCTTGACGGCCTCAAACTGGGTCTTTTGACTGAAGCGGACCTGCTGGGGCGCGCCACCGCCAGTTCCACCAAGGACATGCGGCGCATGCCGTCCAAGCGACGGAATGCCGTGGACCCGTTGCAGTTGCACGCAGGCGACTTCGTGGTCCATGAGCAGCATGGAATCGGCCGGTTCGTGGAGCTCATCCAGCGCAAGGTGACGGGTACGTCGTCGTCCGATGCCGGGCTGCGTGAGTATCTGGTGTTGGAATATGCAGCCTCCAAGCGTGGCGCTCCGGGGGACCGTTTGTTTGTCCCTACGGACCAGCTGGACCAGGTCACGCGGTACGTCGGCGGGGATACCCCGGCGCTCAGCAAGATGGGCGGCGCCGACTGGGCGAGTACCAAGTCCAAGGCACGCAAAGCCGTCAAGGAGATCGCCGGAGAACTCATCCGGCTCTACTCGGCCCGGATGGCATCCCGCGGACATGCCTTCGCCCCGGATACTCCGTGGCAGCGGGAGCTCGAGGAAGCCTTCCCCTATGTGGAAACCCCGGACCAGCTGACCACCATCAACGAGGTCAAAGCGGACATGGAGCGGGAGATCCCCATGGACCGCTTGGTTTCCGGCGACGTTGGCTACGGCAAAACCGAGATCGCAGTCCGGGCGGCCTTCAAAGCTGTTCAGGACGGCAAGCAGGTGGCGGTCCTGGTGCCCACCACGCTGTTGGCCCAGCAGCACTACGAGACCTTCACTGAGCGTTTCTCGGGATTCCCGCTGCGCGTAAAGCCTCTTTCCCGGTTCCAGAGCGGCAAGGAAGCTAAGGAAACCGCCGAGGGAGTCAAGAGCGGTGCGGTGGATGTCGTGATCGGTACACACCGGCTGCTGTCCAAGGACTTTGAGTTCAAGGACCTGGGTTTGGTGATCGTGGATGAAGAGCAGCGCTTTGGTGTGGAACACAAGGAAGCGCTGAAGAAGATGCGCACCAACGTGGACGTCCTGGCCATGAGTGCCACGCCGATTCCGCGTACCTTGGAGATGTCCTTGACGGGCATCCGGGAGACGTCCACCCTGGCAACTCCGCCGGAGGAACGCCACCCTGTACTCACCTATGTGGGTCCCTTCACGAACAAGCAGACGTCAGCGGCCATCCGCCGTGAGCTCATGCGTGAAGGGCAGGTGTTCTTCGTGCATAACCGTGTGTCCTCGATTGAACGTATCGCAGCGCAGATCCGCGAGCTGGTCCCCGAGGCCAGGGTGGAAGTAGCGCACGGCCAGATGTCCGAGAGCCGCCTCGAGAAGATCATTGTGGACTTCTGGGAGAAACGGTTCGATGTTTTGGTCTGTACAACCATCATTGAGACCGGGCTGGACATCTCCAACGCCAACACCCTGATTGTGGATGGTGCCGACAAGTACGGACTTTCGCAGCTGCACCAGCTCCGTGGCCGTGTTGGCCGTGGCCGTGAACGCGCCTACGCGTACTTCCTCTACCCCTCTGAAAAGCCGTTGGGCGAGGTGGCGCTGGAAAGGCTCAAGGCTGTGGCCGCGCACAACGAACTCGGCGCCGGCATGCAGCTGGCAATGAAGGACCTCGAAATCCGTGGTGCAGGCAACCTGCTGGGCGGGGAGCAGTCCGGCCACATCCAGGGCGTGGGCTTCGACCTCTACATCCGGCTCGTCGGTGAAGCTGTTGCCGAGTACCGCGGTGAGGCCGAGGAGAAGGCCGCCGAGATGAAGATCGAACTGCCCGTCAACGCCCACCTGCCGCATGATTACGTGCCCGGTGAGAGGCTGCGCCTGGAGGCCTACAGGAAACTGGCCGCGGCGGTGACCAATGAAGCTATCGACGAGGTCCTCGCTGAACTCGTGGACCGCTACGGTGAGCCGCCCTTGCCGGCGCAGAACCTCATCGCCGTGGCCCGCTTCAGGGTGGGGGCCCGCGAAGCCGGGCTGTCCGACGTCGCGCTCCAAGGCAACTTCATCCGCTTCTCGCCGGCGCAACTGCCTGAGTCCAAAACCATGCGGCTGAACCGCATGTACCCGGGTTCCCAGGTCAAGCCTGCCTTGGATGCGGTTCTGATCCCCAAGCCCAAGACAGCCAGGATCGGCGGCCGTGATCTCCAGGACGCCGAGATCCTCCAGTGGGCCAACAACGTGATCGAAGCGATCTTCTCAGATGTACCCGTAAAGGCAGGCTAA
- a CDS encoding SDR family oxidoreductase produces the protein MNAGSFQPTPPSSPGVPLQPSPNKPSKTVLVTGATGYIGGRLVPRLLEAGHRVKVVVRSPQKIADVPWHDDVEIITDSLSDAGSLENALQGVDVLYYLVHSMASGSGFEATEDAMARLVADAATRAHVTRIVYLGGLHPENAELSTHMRSRETVGRVFLDSQVDSIVFQAGVVIGSGSASFEMIRHLADTLPVMPAPSWVNNRIEAIAVRDVLHYLVAAATLPDGLNRTFDIGSRDVLKYKDMMNEYALERGLPRRLVIALPVPAPKLAGLWVALVTPIPLSMSLPLVQSLQHDAVSREHDVDHYIPQPDGGLTPYRRAVGLALGKERDGQVETTWANAGIDADPLPSDPDWAGYKVFLDERTFHSDAKPEHVWTIIEGIGGKNGWYSLPLAWRVRGWLDKLTGGAGLLRGRRHPKKLGSGEVVDWWRVEAIDRGHLLRLRAEMRAPGRAWLELAVEPDGGGSLYKQRAIFFPRGLAGRLYWLGVYPFHGIIFPSMARNISAAATRVQEQEQEQSSGVATDTP, from the coding sequence ATGAATGCCGGGTCATTCCAGCCTACCCCTCCCTCCAGCCCAGGAGTTCCTTTGCAGCCATCACCAAACAAGCCATCCAAGACAGTCCTCGTTACGGGCGCCACCGGTTACATTGGAGGCCGCCTGGTCCCCCGGCTTCTCGAGGCTGGCCACCGCGTGAAGGTGGTGGTCCGCTCCCCGCAGAAAATCGCCGATGTTCCATGGCACGACGACGTCGAAATCATCACGGATTCCCTGTCCGACGCCGGAAGCCTGGAGAACGCACTCCAGGGCGTGGATGTGCTCTATTACCTGGTTCACTCCATGGCTTCGGGCAGTGGATTCGAGGCGACGGAAGATGCCATGGCACGCCTCGTGGCGGACGCAGCGACCCGGGCACACGTCACAAGGATCGTCTACCTCGGCGGCCTGCACCCGGAGAACGCAGAGCTCTCCACGCACATGCGTTCCCGCGAGACGGTGGGACGCGTCTTCCTTGATTCCCAGGTGGATTCCATCGTGTTCCAGGCCGGAGTCGTTATCGGTTCGGGTTCGGCGTCGTTCGAAATGATCCGCCACTTGGCCGATACCCTGCCCGTCATGCCGGCGCCCAGCTGGGTCAATAACCGCATCGAAGCCATCGCAGTGCGGGATGTGCTCCACTACCTTGTGGCTGCTGCAACGCTCCCGGACGGCCTGAACCGGACGTTCGATATCGGCTCCCGGGACGTCCTGAAGTACAAGGACATGATGAACGAGTACGCCCTGGAGCGGGGCCTGCCCCGCCGTCTGGTGATCGCCCTTCCGGTTCCGGCGCCCAAACTCGCCGGGCTTTGGGTTGCACTGGTCACGCCCATTCCGCTGTCCATGTCCTTGCCGCTGGTGCAGTCACTCCAGCACGATGCCGTATCGCGGGAGCACGACGTCGATCATTACATTCCCCAGCCCGACGGCGGCCTGACGCCGTACCGCCGTGCCGTCGGCTTGGCTTTGGGCAAGGAACGGGACGGGCAGGTGGAGACCACCTGGGCAAATGCCGGAATCGACGCCGACCCTCTTCCCAGCGATCCCGACTGGGCCGGTTACAAGGTCTTCCTGGACGAGCGGACCTTCCACAGCGACGCGAAGCCTGAGCATGTGTGGACCATCATTGAGGGCATCGGTGGCAAGAACGGCTGGTACTCACTTCCGCTGGCATGGCGGGTGCGTGGATGGCTGGACAAGCTCACCGGTGGGGCGGGCCTGTTGAGGGGCCGCAGGCATCCGAAAAAGCTGGGCAGCGGCGAGGTGGTGGACTGGTGGCGGGTCGAAGCCATAGACCGCGGACATTTGCTGCGTCTCCGGGCCGAGATGCGGGCACCCGGGCGTGCATGGCTTGAGTTGGCAGTGGAGCCCGACGGCGGCGGGAGCCTTTACAAGCAACGCGCCATCTTCTTCCCACGCGGTTTGGCGGGCAGACTTTATTGGCTGGGCGTGTACCCGTTCCACGGGATCATCTTCCCGTCCATGGCACGGAACATTTCCGCGGCAGCAACCAGAGTTCAGGAGCAGGAACAGGAGCAGAGTTCCGGCGTGGCCACGGACACCCCGTAG
- a CDS encoding metal-dependent hydrolase: MMGGHHAASGAAAWIAIASTGPYALGWYPLDSTGILIGAMATAGTALVCDWDHRHSTIANSLPPLSNVIAVGIEKASGGHRQGTHSLLGASAFVVLAAMAAQFQMVTPVGKLSVGAGLLCMFMINLAAKALNLFPKSGWITNWVFAVVMAGLVTWFAPDQWGWLPLSMLTGVVVHIVGDMITVGGVPLLWPIVIKPPKFLRKSLISGIWRANGAFSIPLLGRAGSRREWLVLIPVSGYAMVGMGVAAWALAGQHWPGIFSALGGMLQLP; encoded by the coding sequence ATGATGGGAGGACACCACGCCGCGTCAGGAGCCGCGGCGTGGATTGCTATTGCCTCGACCGGACCCTACGCCTTGGGGTGGTACCCGCTGGACTCCACCGGCATCCTCATCGGAGCCATGGCGACGGCGGGCACCGCGTTGGTGTGCGACTGGGACCACCGGCACAGCACCATAGCGAATTCGCTGCCGCCGCTGTCCAATGTGATTGCGGTGGGAATCGAGAAAGCCAGTGGCGGCCACCGGCAAGGGACGCACTCACTCTTGGGAGCCTCGGCCTTCGTTGTGCTGGCGGCCATGGCAGCTCAATTCCAGATGGTCACACCGGTGGGGAAGCTCTCCGTCGGCGCGGGTTTGCTGTGCATGTTCATGATCAACCTTGCCGCCAAGGCTTTGAACCTGTTTCCCAAATCGGGGTGGATCACCAACTGGGTGTTCGCCGTGGTGATGGCTGGCCTGGTGACCTGGTTTGCGCCGGATCAGTGGGGATGGCTGCCGCTGTCAATGCTGACGGGAGTCGTGGTCCACATCGTGGGAGACATGATTACGGTGGGCGGTGTGCCGTTGCTGTGGCCTATCGTCATCAAGCCACCTAAATTCCTGCGGAAATCACTGATCAGCGGCATCTGGCGGGCCAACGGGGCCTTTTCGATTCCGCTGCTGGGCAGGGCCGGATCACGGCGCGAGTGGCTGGTTCTGATTCCTGTCAGCGGATACGCCATGGTGGGCATGGGCGTGGCTGCCTGGGCTCTGGCGGGGCAACACTGGCCGGGTATTTTCTCGGCGCTGGGCGGGATGCTGCAGCTGCCCTGA
- a CDS encoding glycosyltransferase has product MDLVRSHGIHTGSRQSLPTQGRAASLRRSHVDLEVIIPAYNEAARIPRTLIQTTDFLSAQPWSSRIVVVDNASVDETGAVIRRLFPDGGTAVPISVIGCSRRGKGAAVRRGLLSGTSRFTGFFDADMATPLETLTSAMSYLQEGAAAVIASRHAPGSTLVRPQQLGRRMGGKAFRAHPNKSQGHFRYPVRFQVLRTGRAHCCHGPVPGLRICLRRRTASSTSTPKRQDHRVARGMDGRG; this is encoded by the coding sequence ATGGATTTGGTCCGTTCACACGGCATCCACACCGGCAGTAGGCAAAGTCTGCCCACACAGGGGCGCGCAGCATCGTTGCGGCGCTCGCACGTTGATCTTGAAGTCATCATTCCGGCGTATAACGAGGCCGCGAGGATTCCCCGCACACTGATCCAGACCACCGACTTCCTGTCCGCCCAGCCGTGGTCCTCGCGGATCGTCGTAGTGGACAACGCCAGCGTGGATGAAACGGGAGCCGTAATTCGTCGTCTCTTCCCTGATGGAGGAACCGCCGTGCCGATTTCGGTCATTGGCTGTTCGCGTCGTGGCAAGGGTGCCGCCGTCCGTCGGGGTCTCCTCAGCGGCACGTCGCGGTTCACGGGATTCTTTGATGCTGACATGGCTACTCCGTTGGAAACGCTGACATCGGCAATGTCGTATCTCCAGGAAGGTGCGGCCGCTGTGATTGCTTCCAGGCACGCGCCTGGATCCACACTGGTACGGCCACAACAGCTTGGGAGACGGATGGGAGGGAAAGCGTTCCGCGCTCACCCGAACAAAAGTCAAGGGCATTTTCGATACCCAGTGCGGTTTCAAGTTCTTCGAACGGGACGCGCTCACTGCTGCCATGGTCCAGTGCCGGGCCTCCGGATTTGCCTTCGACGTCGAACTGCTTCTTCGACTTCAACACCAAAACGCCAGGATCATCGAGTTGCCCGTGGCATGGACGGACGGGGCTGA